One Phocaeicola dorei genomic region harbors:
- a CDS encoding outer membrane protein, translating to MKNLILLAMITLASVGMNAQTVKGEGSLMGNVGYQTNYERFGLGVQGRYAIANNLRIAPDVTFYFPKDKITGLDVNVNFHYVFNFKEDGQGFSVYPLAGIGMQNNFYGKKSVETNGQEVEIDRSNSTKFAFNLGGGITLPISERSYLNAEAKFMFAKDDNASIMLGYGYRF from the coding sequence ATGAAAAATTTAATTTTACTGGCCATGATTACACTGGCATCAGTGGGCATGAATGCCCAAACAGTAAAAGGAGAAGGCTCCTTAATGGGAAATGTCGGTTATCAGACCAATTATGAAAGATTCGGTCTGGGAGTACAGGGACGCTATGCGATAGCAAATAATCTTCGGATTGCTCCGGATGTAACTTTCTACTTTCCTAAAGACAAAATTACCGGTCTGGATGTAAATGTGAATTTCCATTATGTATTCAACTTTAAAGAAGACGGACAGGGATTTTCTGTCTATCCTCTTGCAGGCATCGGTATGCAAAACAATTTCTATGGAAAAAAGAGTGTGGAAACAAACGGACAAGAAGTGGAAATAGACCGGAGTAACTCTACCAAATTCGCCTTCAACTTGGGAGGAGGTATCACATTGCCTATTTCCGAACGCAGTTATCTGAATGCTGAAGCGAAGTTTATGTTTGCCAAAGATGACAATGCATCAATTATGCTGGGATATGGGTATCGTTTCTAA
- a CDS encoding helix-turn-helix transcriptional regulator, whose amino-acid sequence MERKLLNRIKVVLAEKNKSNKWLSEQLDKDPAIISKWVTNTTQPNVEMLIQIAKVLDVSVDDLLRTE is encoded by the coding sequence ATGGAGCGCAAATTACTGAATCGAATCAAAGTCGTTCTCGCAGAGAAAAACAAGAGCAATAAATGGCTCTCGGAACAATTGGATAAGGATCCTGCCATAATTTCTAAATGGGTTACAAATACAACGCAGCCCAATGTTGAGATGCTGATCCAAATAGCAAAAGTTCTGGATGTGTCTGTGGATGACTTGCTGAGAACTGAATGA
- a CDS encoding transposase produces the protein MGQKAEASLGIMDSQSVLWGDNRSLNGIDGNKKVKGVKSHVVVDKNGFLVAVMVTIACVHDSKAAYLLVRCLRELCCNIKVVLADAGYRGEVTDKIKRAFGYILQASSGMEPYGQT, from the coding sequence ATGGGACAAAAAGCAGAAGCAAGCCTGGGTATTATGGACAGTCAAAGTGTACTTTGGGGTGATAACCGTTCTCTTAACGGCATTGACGGCAACAAGAAAGTAAAAGGAGTCAAAAGTCATGTAGTGGTAGATAAAAATGGTTTTCTAGTTGCTGTCATGGTGACGATTGCTTGTGTGCATGATAGCAAGGCGGCTTATCTGCTGGTAAGATGTCTTAGGGAACTCTGTTGTAATATCAAAGTAGTCTTGGCAGATGCCGGATATCGTGGAGAAGTAACTGACAAGATTAAAAGGGCTTTTGGATATATTCTTCAAGCGTCTTCAGGCATGGAGCCATATGGCCAAACGTAA
- a CDS encoding DUF2971 domain-containing protein has translation MGEAKLYKYLDFNGGLMMLHYGNLQFTNATQLNDPFDCHPSLIDFSDVPKEACGGWTPEIIEELRRDPFRRTREEAWICSLSKIYDSILMWSYYSKHKGICIGLDMEKVRKYLSRIYGNVMIGCSEVEVQYKDIVEKPDYFRDAKDFFHYQISTKAKAWEHEQEVRLFILNPSPAYMALLPGQNDDKGPIDWKEVRAFPEIGGECFESVYLGINMDVEEKSKIIRVARKLNPDIKIFQMEIDANAFRLNTKLIE, from the coding sequence ATGGGAGAAGCAAAACTATATAAGTACTTGGATTTTAACGGTGGGTTGATGATGCTGCATTATGGCAATCTTCAATTCACTAACGCTACGCAATTAAATGACCCGTTTGATTGCCATCCCTCGTTAATTGATTTTTCCGATGTTCCGAAAGAAGCATGTGGAGGATGGACTCCGGAAATAATTGAAGAATTGAGAAGAGATCCATTTCGTAGAACCAGAGAAGAGGCATGGATATGTAGTCTTTCTAAGATATATGATTCAATTTTGATGTGGAGCTATTACAGCAAGCATAAAGGTATTTGCATCGGTCTGGATATGGAGAAAGTTAGAAAGTATCTTTCTCGTATATATGGCAATGTCATGATCGGCTGCTCGGAAGTGGAGGTACAATATAAAGATATTGTAGAGAAGCCCGATTATTTCAGGGATGCAAAAGACTTTTTCCATTATCAAATATCTACAAAAGCAAAGGCATGGGAACATGAACAAGAGGTCAGATTGTTTATTTTAAATCCTTCTCCCGCATATATGGCATTATTGCCAGGGCAAAATGACGATAAAGGTCCAATTGATTGGAAAGAAGTAAGAGCATTCCCCGAAATTGGAGGAGAGTGTTTCGAATCCGTTTATCTGGGAATCAATATGGATGTCGAAGAAAAATCAAAAATAATCCGTGTTGCCCGAAAGCTGAATCCCGACATTAAGATTTTCCAAATGGAGATTGATGCAAATGCTTTTAGGTTAAACACCAAACTAATAGAGTAA